One Rhodothermus bifroesti DNA window includes the following coding sequences:
- a CDS encoding 3-hydroxyacyl-CoA dehydrogenase/enoyl-CoA hydratase family protein produces METSTVALKTLARLEPWRFRPFRKAAVLGAGTMGAQIAAHLVNAGLEVWLLDIAPPEGPKNAIVEQQFRKALALKPDPFFDEAAKQRIRLGNFEEHFDHVGEADWVIEAVVERLDIKRQVMARVEGVAREDAVISTNTSGLPIREIAEGRSETFRRRFLGTHFFNPPRYLKLLELIPTADTDPEVLGRVAHFARFYLGKSIVVAHDVPYFIANRIGVYGMMRVMRQFLEGQYTIEEIDALTGPLVGRPKSATFRTADLVGLDVMLDVARNLYEKVPGDENREAFKPPALLETLVAQGALGQKTGAGFYKKENGQIKSINPATGQYEPPRPLNLGDLERFKAIADLRARLRALYEDSGRVGTFFRVTTLDLLAYAAHRIPEITENPADVDRAMRWGFGWELGPFEIWDALGVSRVVEDCRSLGLTLPDWVTVMAQQEGASFYKQENGRLLVYRPSEGRYEEDPLPGDEIRLAVLKADPKRTLWKNEEAALLDLGDGVVLYEFRSKANALGQWVMQGLAEVIDRVENDPNLRGLVIGNEGRHFSVGANLGEVVMAVAQQDFKLLEMFLEQFQAVIQRVRYATKPVVVCVHQRALGGGCEMVMACPHPVAAAESYLGLVELGVGLIPAGTGTTRLTIKAAEQAPSGHPSEILPWIRKYFETIAMAQVATSARQAQAMGFLPAHACIVMHEDRRFHAAKQEVIRLSEQGYAPPVRPTRVKVLGQPGYAALMVGVDQYRKGGFITEYDQYLASKLAYVMTGGALTHPQEVSEDYLLALEREVFLHLLGQPKTQERILHLLQTNKPLRN; encoded by the coding sequence ATGGAAACCTCTACGGTTGCTTTAAAAACACTGGCGCGCCTTGAGCCGTGGCGCTTCCGACCTTTTCGCAAGGCGGCGGTGCTGGGTGCAGGGACTATGGGTGCCCAAATTGCAGCCCACTTGGTCAATGCGGGCTTAGAAGTCTGGTTGTTGGACATTGCGCCACCTGAAGGGCCCAAAAATGCCATTGTCGAGCAGCAATTTCGCAAAGCACTTGCGCTAAAGCCCGATCCTTTCTTTGATGAGGCAGCCAAACAGCGCATTCGGTTAGGCAACTTCGAGGAACACTTTGACCACGTCGGTGAAGCCGATTGGGTTATCGAGGCTGTGGTCGAGCGCTTGGATATCAAGCGGCAGGTGATGGCTCGCGTAGAAGGTGTTGCTCGAGAGGATGCGGTGATCTCCACAAATACCAGTGGTTTGCCTATTCGTGAGATTGCCGAAGGCCGCTCGGAAACGTTTCGACGTCGCTTTCTGGGCACGCACTTTTTCAACCCGCCACGCTATCTCAAGCTGCTCGAGCTGATTCCCACGGCCGATACCGATCCCGAGGTTCTGGGTCGCGTGGCGCACTTTGCCCGTTTTTATCTGGGCAAGAGCATTGTAGTGGCGCATGACGTGCCTTACTTCATTGCCAACCGTATTGGGGTCTATGGCATGATGCGGGTGATGAGGCAATTTCTGGAAGGACAGTACACGATTGAAGAAATTGATGCCCTTACAGGGCCTCTGGTGGGCCGGCCCAAGTCGGCCACATTTCGCACAGCCGACCTGGTTGGGCTCGATGTCATGCTGGATGTTGCCCGAAATCTGTACGAAAAGGTTCCTGGGGATGAAAACCGTGAAGCCTTTAAACCACCTGCGTTGCTAGAGACCCTGGTAGCTCAAGGAGCGCTAGGACAAAAAACCGGTGCAGGGTTCTACAAAAAAGAAAATGGCCAGATTAAGTCGATTAATCCGGCCACAGGCCAGTATGAACCGCCGCGGCCGCTCAACCTGGGTGACCTGGAGCGCTTTAAGGCAATTGCGGACTTGCGGGCGCGTCTTCGGGCACTCTACGAGGACTCGGGCCGTGTGGGAACGTTTTTCCGCGTCACCACGCTCGACCTGTTGGCCTATGCCGCCCACCGCATTCCGGAAATCACCGAAAACCCGGCTGACGTCGACCGGGCTATGCGTTGGGGCTTTGGCTGGGAGCTAGGGCCGTTTGAAATTTGGGATGCCTTGGGCGTTAGCCGTGTAGTGGAGGATTGCCGTAGCCTGGGATTGACCTTGCCTGATTGGGTGACGGTCATGGCCCAGCAAGAAGGGGCATCGTTTTACAAACAGGAAAACGGCCGCTTGCTGGTGTACCGTCCAAGTGAGGGACGGTACGAAGAAGATCCGCTTCCCGGAGATGAGATTCGGCTTGCTGTCCTCAAGGCCGATCCAAAGCGTACACTTTGGAAAAACGAAGAAGCCGCGTTGCTGGACTTAGGCGATGGCGTGGTGCTCTACGAATTCCGCTCTAAAGCAAATGCCCTAGGCCAGTGGGTGATGCAAGGCCTGGCCGAAGTGATCGATCGCGTTGAAAACGATCCTAATCTCCGCGGGCTGGTAATCGGTAACGAAGGTCGCCATTTTTCTGTAGGGGCCAATTTGGGCGAAGTGGTGATGGCTGTAGCTCAGCAGGACTTCAAGCTGCTCGAGATGTTTCTCGAGCAGTTTCAAGCCGTGATTCAGCGGGTGCGCTATGCTACTAAGCCGGTGGTGGTGTGCGTCCATCAACGCGCGTTGGGTGGAGGCTGTGAGATGGTTATGGCTTGTCCTCATCCCGTAGCTGCTGCGGAAAGCTACCTAGGGCTGGTCGAATTGGGTGTGGGTTTAATTCCGGCCGGTACAGGTACGACGCGCTTAACGATCAAAGCAGCCGAGCAGGCGCCCAGTGGTCATCCCAGCGAGATCCTGCCCTGGATCCGCAAATACTTTGAGACCATCGCAATGGCTCAGGTAGCCACCAGCGCTCGGCAGGCGCAAGCGATGGGCTTTTTGCCTGCGCACGCTTGCATCGTGATGCACGAAGACCGGCGCTTCCACGCAGCAAAGCAAGAGGTCATTCGTCTTTCTGAGCAAGGTTATGCGCCGCCCGTTAGGCCCACAAGGGTTAAAGTGCTAGGCCAGCCGGGATATGCAGCGCTTATGGTGGGCGTTGATCAGTATCGCAAAGGGGGCTTTATCACCGAGTACGATCAGTATCTGGCCTCAAAGCTCGCCTATGTAATGACCGGAGGTGCGCTGACGCACCCACAGGAGGTCTCCGAAGACTATTTACTTGCTTTAGAGCGTGAAGTCTTCCTGCATCTTTTGGGGCAGCCTAAAACGCAAGAGCGCATCCTGCACCTGCTCCAAACCAACAAACCACTCCGCAACTGA
- a CDS encoding thiolase family protein — translation MQANGAYIVSIVRTPVGKAEKGALRNVRPEELGAIAVREAIRRVKGLEPELIDDVIMGCAFPEGPQGMNLGRIVAQKAGLPDSVPGATVNRFCSSGLQTIAMATQAIVAGYADVVVAGGTESMSQVPMSGFFFQPDPELVARDIDVYLSMGLTAENLAERYGISREEADRFALRSHMRAVEAIDGGRFDEEIVPVRVREVVYDNGQTRLEEKEVRIDEGPRRDTSLEALAALRPVFKQNGTVTAGNASQKSDGAAAAVVMSERMVRELGVEPLGRLIGFALAGVPPEIMGIGPVEAIRKVLKQTGLSLKDIDLIELNEAFAVQALAVIREVGLDEEKVNVNGGAIALGHPLGCTGTKLTATLLYELRRRGGRYGLCTMCVGGGMGAAGLIENLQR, via the coding sequence ATGCAAGCCAACGGAGCCTATATCGTTAGTATTGTGCGCACGCCGGTGGGTAAAGCCGAAAAGGGGGCGTTGCGCAACGTTCGTCCAGAAGAGCTAGGCGCCATTGCCGTGCGCGAAGCCATTCGCCGCGTCAAAGGCCTGGAGCCGGAATTGATTGACGATGTGATCATGGGGTGCGCTTTCCCGGAAGGCCCACAGGGCATGAACCTTGGTCGCATCGTTGCCCAAAAAGCCGGCTTACCGGATAGCGTTCCAGGCGCCACCGTTAACCGCTTTTGCTCGTCGGGTCTGCAAACGATTGCCATGGCCACGCAGGCTATTGTTGCAGGCTATGCCGATGTTGTGGTCGCTGGGGGTACGGAGTCGATGAGCCAAGTGCCCATGAGTGGTTTTTTCTTTCAGCCCGATCCTGAATTGGTGGCGCGCGACATCGATGTGTACCTGTCGATGGGTCTTACGGCCGAAAATCTGGCTGAGCGCTACGGCATTTCGCGCGAGGAGGCCGACCGCTTTGCGTTGCGTTCGCATATGCGGGCTGTTGAAGCCATTGATGGGGGACGGTTTGACGAGGAGATCGTGCCGGTTCGGGTGCGTGAGGTGGTCTACGACAATGGGCAAACGCGCCTGGAGGAAAAAGAAGTTCGTATCGATGAAGGACCGCGTCGCGACACCAGCTTAGAGGCTTTGGCCGCGCTGCGGCCGGTTTTTAAGCAAAACGGTACGGTTACAGCCGGAAACGCTTCGCAGAAGTCCGACGGAGCGGCAGCTGCTGTGGTAATGAGCGAGCGTATGGTGCGTGAGCTTGGGGTTGAGCCCTTGGGGCGGCTGATTGGCTTTGCGTTGGCAGGCGTGCCACCCGAGATCATGGGTATTGGTCCGGTGGAAGCCATTCGCAAAGTACTTAAGCAAACGGGGCTGTCGCTTAAAGACATCGACCTCATTGAGCTTAACGAGGCGTTTGCTGTACAGGCCCTGGCGGTCATACGTGAAGTTGGCCTCGACGAGGAGAAGGTGAACGTCAACGGCGGTGCGATTGCACTGGGGCATCCGCTGGGCTGCACCGGTACGAAGCTGACGGCTACGCTACTCTACGAGTTGCGGCGGCGGGGTGGTCGCTACGGTCTGTGTACCATGTGTGTAGGAGGGGGCATGGGCGCGGCCGGCCTTATCGAAAACCTGCAACGCTGA
- a CDS encoding acyl-CoA dehydrogenase, protein MNLPFYHFLEPIGAGWVVLLVLAGALTLAFTGAPLGLWTLAVAVVLYGTAAPVWLWVVFGVLAIAFNLKPLRRAFLSKPLMNLLRTSGFLPKISDTERTAIEAGTVWVEGELFAGKPNFHRLLRETSYPSLSEEERAFLEGPVEELCRMVNDWDVWRRRDLPPEVWQFIREHKFFGIIIPKAYGGLGFSALANSAVVQKLASRCGPLATTVMVPNSLGPAELLIHYGTPAQRDYYLPRLARGEEIPAFALTEPGAGSDAGAIQATGIVFRGEDGQLYLRLNWQKRYITLAAISTVLGLAFKLRDPQNLLGQGEDVGITCALIPTSTPGVKLGMRHDPLGVPFYNSPVEGHDVVVPIDAIIGGPQWAGKGWRMLMESLAAGRGISLPASSAGGVKLVYRVASAHAKVRRQFGLPIGMFEGIEEPLARIGGFNYLIEAARVYTCGGLDRGAKPAVVSAIMKYNTTELGRQVINDGMDILAGNGISRGPRNLLAHGYIATPIGITVEGANILTRTLMIFGQGAIRCHPYAYKEINALAQGDVQAFDEAFWGHVGLVVRNSARALLLSLTRGRLARTGVSGPAARYAQKLAWASASFAFLADLAMAVLGGNLKRKEKLTGRFADIFSWMYLATATLRRFEAEGRLEEDRPFFDWAMQYAFFRMQQAFEGLLDNLRIPGLTWFLRGPAAWWSRLNPLGRMPSDSLGHRVAQCMQLPGAQRERMTAGMYLPSDPNDALARLERAFQLAYEEDELLKKVHAAVKQGVLQKDRPDRLVHQAVEKGILTAQEAQRIQEAEAARWDAIQVDAFTLEEYRRFYNAPPAGIAAAGDGSRSAVATQP, encoded by the coding sequence ATGAACCTACCGTTTTATCATTTTTTGGAGCCTATAGGTGCTGGCTGGGTTGTGCTGCTGGTACTGGCGGGCGCATTGACGCTGGCGTTTACGGGTGCACCGCTGGGGCTATGGACGCTGGCCGTGGCTGTTGTGCTCTATGGCACGGCGGCACCTGTTTGGCTTTGGGTGGTCTTCGGCGTACTGGCCATTGCGTTCAACCTAAAGCCATTGCGGCGGGCATTCCTCTCTAAGCCCCTGATGAACCTGCTGAGGACCTCGGGCTTTTTGCCTAAAATTTCGGACACCGAGCGCACAGCCATTGAAGCCGGTACCGTGTGGGTTGAGGGTGAGCTGTTTGCCGGCAAGCCCAATTTTCACCGCTTACTGCGTGAAACAAGCTATCCATCGCTTTCCGAAGAAGAGCGCGCCTTTCTGGAAGGTCCGGTTGAAGAACTCTGCCGCATGGTCAACGACTGGGACGTCTGGCGACGGCGCGACTTGCCGCCTGAGGTGTGGCAGTTTATCCGAGAGCACAAGTTTTTTGGCATTATCATTCCCAAAGCCTACGGTGGTTTAGGCTTCTCGGCCCTGGCCAATAGCGCCGTGGTGCAAAAGCTGGCCTCGCGCTGCGGTCCCTTGGCTACAACCGTGATGGTGCCAAATTCGCTTGGACCGGCCGAACTGCTGATTCACTACGGAACGCCAGCGCAACGCGATTATTATCTGCCGCGGCTAGCGCGTGGCGAGGAAATCCCTGCTTTTGCCCTGACGGAACCTGGAGCTGGATCGGACGCAGGCGCTATCCAGGCTACCGGGATAGTGTTTCGTGGTGAAGATGGCCAGCTTTACTTGCGCTTGAACTGGCAAAAGCGCTACATCACGCTGGCTGCCATTTCAACCGTGCTGGGGTTAGCCTTTAAACTCCGTGATCCGCAAAACTTGCTGGGCCAAGGTGAGGACGTGGGCATCACGTGTGCGCTCATTCCCACCAGTACGCCGGGCGTGAAACTAGGCATGCGGCATGACCCCCTCGGCGTGCCCTTTTACAACTCACCCGTTGAAGGGCACGACGTCGTCGTTCCCATCGATGCGATTATTGGCGGGCCACAGTGGGCTGGCAAAGGCTGGCGCATGTTGATGGAATCATTGGCAGCTGGACGAGGCATCTCGCTGCCTGCATCATCGGCCGGTGGGGTTAAGCTGGTCTACCGCGTTGCCTCGGCGCATGCCAAGGTGCGGCGGCAGTTTGGATTGCCTATTGGGATGTTTGAAGGCATTGAAGAGCCGCTGGCCCGCATCGGGGGGTTCAACTACCTGATTGAAGCTGCACGGGTCTACACGTGTGGTGGGCTGGATCGTGGCGCCAAGCCAGCTGTGGTTTCAGCCATCATGAAGTACAACACGACTGAGCTCGGCCGCCAGGTGATCAACGATGGGATGGATATCTTGGCCGGGAACGGCATTTCCCGAGGACCACGTAACCTGCTGGCCCATGGGTACATTGCGACGCCGATTGGAATCACGGTCGAAGGCGCGAATATCCTAACGCGCACATTGATGATTTTCGGCCAGGGGGCCATCCGCTGCCACCCATATGCCTACAAAGAAATCAATGCCCTAGCTCAAGGAGATGTGCAGGCGTTTGACGAGGCGTTCTGGGGCCATGTTGGCCTGGTGGTGCGCAACAGCGCCCGCGCACTGCTGCTCAGCTTGACGCGTGGTCGGCTAGCGCGCACGGGCGTTTCTGGACCAGCTGCCCGCTATGCGCAGAAACTGGCTTGGGCTTCGGCCTCGTTTGCCTTCTTGGCCGATCTGGCTATGGCCGTGCTGGGCGGTAACCTTAAGCGAAAGGAAAAGCTTACAGGCCGTTTTGCTGATATCTTTTCGTGGATGTATCTGGCTACCGCTACCCTACGGCGCTTTGAAGCTGAGGGTCGCCTCGAAGAAGACCGGCCGTTTTTCGACTGGGCCATGCAGTATGCCTTTTTCCGCATGCAACAGGCCTTCGAGGGACTTTTGGATAACCTGCGCATTCCAGGACTGACCTGGTTTTTGCGTGGACCGGCAGCCTGGTGGTCGCGCCTCAACCCACTGGGGAGGATGCCCTCCGACAGCTTGGGGCATCGCGTGGCACAGTGCATGCAACTGCCGGGTGCGCAACGCGAGCGCATGACTGCTGGCATGTATTTGCCGTCGGATCCAAACGACGCCTTGGCTCGCCTTGAGCGGGCATTTCAGTTGGCTTACGAAGAAGATGAGCTGCTCAAGAAAGTCCACGCCGCTGTCAAACAAGGCGTACTGCAAAAAGATCGGCCAGATCGTTTAGTGCACCAGGCCGTGGAAAAAGGCATCCTGACGGCCCAAGAGGCCCAGCGCATTCAAGAAGCCGAAGCAGCGCGTTGGGATGCCATCCAGGTCGATGCCTTTACGCTCGAGGAATACCGCCGTTTCTACAATGCACCACCGGCCGGTATTGCAGCCGCTGGCGACGGTAGCCGCTCAGCCGTGGCTACGCAGCCGTAG
- the topA gene encoding type I DNA topoisomerase, whose product MKRLVVVESPTKARTIRNFLPKDGFRVEASMGHIRDLPASAAEVPENLKHEAWARLGVRIDRDFEPLYVIPRDKRKVVQQLKEALKEADELYIATDEDREGESIGWHLVEVLKPTVPVRRMVFHEITREAIEAALRSPRQIDLNLVEAQEARRILDRLVGYLVSPVLWRKIAPRLSAGRVQSAAVRLLVLREKERIAFVAATYWDLKALLEHEGQRFEAVLTHLDGIRIVGGKDFDEHTGRLKAGLVPGREVILLDEAQAQTLAQRLSTERWRVVDLESRTVSRSPAPPFITSTLQQEASRKLGLSARQTMQIAQRLYEQGYITYMRTDSTHLSQEAIEASRRAIVERYGKAYLSPQPRQYQSRVRNAQEAHEAIRPAGREMKTAEELGLKGIDAALYDLIWKRTIASQMADARLQLLTVHLDAGDRPPIARFRASGRTIEFPGFFRAYVEGSDDPEATLEDREQPLPPLQRGDQPRCQKVEAQRHETRPPARYTEATLVKTLEQEGIGRPSTYATIIDTVLQRGYAIRRNNQLVPTFMAFATNNLLETCFQKLVDLGFTAQMEEALDEIAAGRQKTVPYLRQFYEGEEGLERMIDAALEHIDPREVSTIRFPQWEPYVVRVGRYGPYVEGPLDGQLVTASLPPELTPGEVTREKLEEILRGEQVDDRVLGLDPKTGLPVLLRRGPYGYYVQLGDDEAHGKPKRVALPPGMEPAVVTLEHAQELLKLPRQLGKHPETGAPVLVGIGRYGPYVQHGRTFASLKEEDDVFTLDLERALELLAEKEARSRPLRSLGRHPETGDPVELWEGRYGPYVKCGRTNASLPEGRAPEALTLEEALELLRTKAQKPRYARRKSR is encoded by the coding sequence ATGAAGCGCCTGGTCGTCGTTGAGTCGCCTACAAAAGCACGTACGATCCGCAACTTCCTGCCGAAAGATGGCTTTCGCGTTGAAGCAAGCATGGGGCATATTCGCGATTTGCCCGCTTCGGCAGCTGAAGTTCCTGAAAACCTAAAGCATGAGGCCTGGGCACGGCTGGGCGTGCGCATTGACCGCGATTTTGAACCGCTTTATGTCATTCCACGCGATAAACGTAAGGTCGTTCAGCAACTCAAAGAAGCGCTAAAAGAAGCCGACGAGTTGTACATTGCTACCGACGAAGACCGTGAGGGCGAATCTATCGGCTGGCATCTGGTCGAAGTGCTCAAACCTACGGTGCCAGTTCGACGCATGGTGTTTCACGAGATCACGCGCGAGGCGATCGAAGCGGCTTTGCGCAGTCCCAGACAGATCGATCTGAACCTTGTGGAAGCGCAGGAGGCGCGGCGCATTTTAGATCGATTGGTGGGCTACCTTGTCTCACCAGTGCTTTGGCGTAAAATCGCTCCACGGCTTTCGGCTGGGCGCGTGCAAAGCGCGGCCGTTCGGCTCCTGGTTTTGCGCGAAAAAGAGCGCATCGCCTTTGTCGCTGCAACCTACTGGGACCTTAAAGCCCTACTGGAACACGAAGGCCAGCGCTTTGAAGCGGTACTGACGCACCTAGATGGCATCCGCATCGTTGGGGGTAAGGACTTTGATGAGCATACAGGGCGCCTCAAAGCTGGGCTAGTGCCCGGGCGTGAGGTGATCCTGCTGGATGAAGCACAAGCGCAAACGCTAGCGCAGCGGCTCAGCACCGAGCGTTGGAGGGTGGTCGATCTTGAATCGCGTACGGTAAGCCGCTCGCCGGCTCCACCCTTCATCACCTCGACGTTGCAGCAAGAAGCCAGCCGCAAGCTAGGCCTTTCGGCACGGCAAACCATGCAAATCGCTCAGCGCTTATACGAACAGGGCTACATTACTTACATGCGGACCGACTCGACGCATCTCTCTCAAGAAGCCATAGAAGCCAGCCGCAGAGCGATTGTTGAACGTTATGGAAAAGCATACCTGAGTCCGCAGCCGCGTCAGTATCAAAGCCGGGTGCGTAATGCCCAAGAAGCACATGAGGCCATTCGCCCGGCCGGACGTGAAATGAAAACTGCCGAGGAATTGGGCTTAAAGGGGATAGATGCCGCCTTGTACGACCTAATCTGGAAGCGCACCATTGCTTCGCAGATGGCAGATGCACGGCTTCAGCTCCTAACGGTACATCTGGACGCGGGTGATCGGCCCCCCATTGCCCGCTTTAGGGCCTCAGGACGCACAATTGAGTTTCCAGGCTTTTTCCGGGCTTACGTAGAGGGCAGCGATGACCCTGAAGCTACGCTTGAAGACCGCGAGCAGCCGCTCCCACCACTCCAACGAGGAGACCAGCCTCGCTGCCAGAAAGTGGAGGCGCAACGGCACGAAACGCGCCCACCAGCGCGCTACACTGAAGCTACGCTCGTCAAGACCCTAGAACAAGAAGGCATTGGCCGACCTAGCACCTACGCCACCATTATCGACACCGTCCTCCAGCGCGGCTATGCCATTCGCCGTAACAACCAGCTGGTGCCAACTTTTATGGCCTTTGCCACCAATAATTTGCTAGAGACCTGCTTCCAAAAACTGGTCGATCTCGGATTTACCGCGCAAATGGAAGAGGCGCTCGACGAGATCGCTGCAGGCCGACAAAAAACTGTGCCTTATCTGCGACAGTTTTATGAGGGGGAGGAAGGTCTGGAACGCATGATTGATGCGGCACTGGAGCATATAGACCCCCGTGAGGTGTCGACCATCCGCTTTCCGCAGTGGGAGCCGTATGTGGTGCGGGTGGGACGCTACGGACCTTACGTAGAAGGACCGCTCGATGGCCAACTGGTGACGGCATCGCTACCACCTGAGCTGACTCCTGGTGAGGTCACGCGCGAAAAGCTTGAAGAAATCCTGCGTGGTGAGCAAGTCGATGATCGCGTGCTCGGATTGGATCCCAAAACGGGCCTTCCTGTGCTCCTGCGCCGTGGACCCTATGGATACTACGTGCAATTAGGGGACGACGAAGCACACGGTAAACCCAAGCGGGTTGCTTTACCGCCAGGCATGGAGCCTGCCGTGGTCACCCTGGAGCATGCCCAGGAGCTTCTGAAGTTACCCCGGCAGTTGGGTAAGCACCCCGAAACGGGTGCGCCGGTGCTTGTCGGCATTGGCCGCTACGGCCCTTATGTCCAGCACGGGCGCACGTTTGCTTCGCTTAAAGAAGAAGATGATGTGTTTACCCTAGATCTAGAGCGCGCCTTGGAACTGCTGGCCGAAAAAGAAGCCCGCAGCCGACCGCTCCGTAGCCTGGGGCGCCATCCCGAAACTGGCGATCCTGTGGAGCTCTGGGAGGGCCGCTACGGCCCCTACGTGAAATGCGGCCGCACGAACGCCTCGCTGCCCGAAGGCCGTGCTCCTGAAGCCCTTACCCTCGAAGAAGCGCTCGAACTGCTGCGCACCAAAGCCCAAAAGCCACGCTATGCGCGTCGCAAATCGCGCTGA